The Deltaproteobacteria bacterium genome contains a region encoding:
- a CDS encoding MFS transporter produces MRFSATSLFDLGELPPELRRSLGLVYASSLLVIMGVNLVQQVLPVMLEPFGITDAEVGLVIAVYTAPAIVLAPLLGVVADRYGRRPLLLGGLLLFGGAGTAVAFAPSFGWVLALRAVQGVGFSAVIPLTIVLIGDLLEDRREVSGQGLKVFIDRVGEVVLPPLGGALALVGWRWPFLAYAAAIPLAVLAWAWMPETRGKAPVSTGQYLKDVARVVRNPRLLLAFAAGFLRFFLDYAFFTYLPLYLVRAHGFSTAGAGLLRSFHALGAMVTSSQAGRLAGAWDKGRLVLGAFVVSGLALLVVSFASGTGTLVPALVLYGLANGIISPMQKSLLTQNAPLELRGGVISLDRLSQQVAKTAGVSGIGLLLAYTEMSTLFQAMAILSFASVGLMAPLAWRSGDTPKDPLSTPGFPLSRE; encoded by the coding sequence ATGCGATTCTCCGCGACCTCCCTGTTCGATCTGGGCGAGTTGCCGCCGGAACTGCGGCGTTCCCTGGGACTCGTCTACGCCTCGAGCCTGCTGGTGATCATGGGCGTGAACCTCGTCCAGCAGGTCCTTCCGGTCATGCTGGAGCCGTTCGGCATCACCGACGCCGAGGTCGGGCTCGTCATCGCGGTCTACACCGCCCCGGCCATCGTGCTGGCTCCCCTGCTCGGGGTCGTCGCCGACCGCTACGGCAGGCGCCCGTTGCTGCTGGGCGGGCTGTTGCTGTTCGGCGGGGCCGGCACCGCGGTGGCGTTCGCACCGAGCTTCGGGTGGGTGCTGGCCCTGCGGGCCGTTCAAGGCGTCGGCTTCAGCGCGGTCATTCCCCTCACCATCGTGCTCATCGGCGACCTGCTGGAAGACCGCCGGGAGGTATCGGGTCAGGGGCTGAAGGTCTTCATCGACCGGGTGGGCGAAGTGGTGTTGCCGCCCCTGGGCGGCGCGCTGGCCCTCGTGGGATGGCGCTGGCCCTTCCTCGCCTACGCCGCCGCCATCCCCCTGGCCGTGCTCGCCTGGGCGTGGATGCCCGAGACCCGCGGCAAGGCCCCGGTGTCGACGGGCCAGTACCTCAAGGACGTGGCCCGGGTGGTGCGCAACCCGCGCCTGCTGCTGGCCTTCGCCGCCGGCTTCCTGCGCTTCTTCCTGGACTACGCCTTCTTCACCTATCTGCCGCTGTACCTGGTGCGCGCCCACGGATTCTCCACCGCCGGCGCGGGCCTGCTGCGCTCCTTCCACGCGCTGGGCGCCATGGTGACGTCGAGCCAGGCCGGACGCCTCGCGGGCGCGTGGGACAAGGGGCGGCTGGTGCTGGGCGCCTTCGTGGTGAGCGGCCTCGCGCTGCTGGTCGTGTCCTTCGCTTCCGGCACCGGCACCCTGGTCCCGGCGCTGGTGCTCTACGGCCTCGCCAACGGCATCATCTCGCCCATGCAGAAGAGCCTGCTCACGCAGAACGCGCCGCTGGAGCTGCGCGGCGGGGTCATCTCCCTCGACCGCCTGAGCCAGCAGGTCGCCAAGACCGCCGGGGTGTCCGGCATCGGCCTGCTGCTGGCGTACACGGAGATGTCCACGCTGTTCCAGGCCATGGCCATCCTTTCCTTCGCGAGCGTGGGCCTGATGGCGCCGCTGGCATGGCGGTCGGGAGACACGCCCAAGGACCCCCTCTCCACCCCCGGATTCCCGCTTTCGCGGGAATGA
- a CDS encoding VOC family protein → MPRYRQDHIHLRSRDPEATAKYYHDVFDAKIVETTQTDGRPRVDLDIDGMTICIARAQPDQDVPSAPDRPYVGLDHFGLQVDDLEAAAAELRQRGAEFFSEPRLLRPGLKIAFVRAPDDVRIEIVERKNNPT, encoded by the coding sequence ATGCCCAGGTACAGACAGGACCACATCCACCTCAGGAGCCGGGACCCCGAGGCGACGGCGAAGTATTATCACGACGTGTTCGACGCGAAGATCGTCGAGACCACCCAGACCGACGGGCGCCCCCGGGTCGACCTGGACATCGACGGCATGACCATCTGCATCGCCAGGGCGCAGCCCGACCAGGACGTCCCGTCCGCGCCGGACCGCCCCTACGTCGGGCTCGACCACTTCGGGCTGCAGGTGGACGACCTGGAGGCGGCGGCCGCGGAGTTGCGGCAACGCGGCGCCGAGTTCTTTTCCGAGCCCCGGCTGCTCCGGCCCGGCCTCAAGATCGCCTTCGTGCGCGCCCCGGACGACGTGCGCATCGAGATCGTCGAACGAAAGAACAACCCCACGTAG